One window of the Cryptomeria japonica chromosome 7, Sugi_1.0, whole genome shotgun sequence genome contains the following:
- the LOC131054514 gene encoding uncharacterized protein LOC131054514: MNIATQEVNIVVDKETIVEKKKDVTTASPTVDAEVEVKDTVNINIEKPTQTEQPVEDTTSKPLEEPVDKTEKQSGEPEMESTEAQTKKLEVHTEITSEKPSVESSEKPSETQMEKLEQK, from the coding sequence atgaatatAGCCActcaagaggtgaatattgtggtagacaaagagacCATTGTGGAAaaaaagaaagatgtgactactgcgTCACCGACTGTAGATGCTGAGGTTGAGGTAAAAGATACTGTaaatataaacatagaaaaacccACTCAAACAGAGCAACCGGTAGAAGACACCACTAGTAAACCATTAGAAGAACCGGTagacaaaactgaaaaacaatcaggagaaccagAAATGGAAAGTACAGAGGCACAAACTAAGAAACTGGAAGTACATACAGAGATTACATCAGAGAAACCGtctgttgagagctcagagaaaccctctgagacacagatggagaaattaGAACAGAAATAG